Genomic window (Cryptosporangium minutisporangium):
GGGTGTCGACGGTCTCGTGGGCGTCGGACTTGTTGGTGCCGATCACCCCCGTCGGTCCGCGCTTGATCCAGCCGGCGACGTACTCCCCCGGTGCCGGCGCGTCGTCCCGCACCACCCGTCCCCGGTCGTGCGGCACGACACCGGCGGACGCGTCGAACGGCAGGCCCGGCAGCGGAACGCCCCGGTACCCGACCGATCGCACCACGAGCTGCGCCTCGATGACCGCCTGCTCACCGGTGCCCACCAGCGTGCCGTCCGGGGTGAGCGCGGTGCGTTCGGTCAGCACACCCTCGACCCGGTCGGTGCCGAGGATCTCCACCGGCCGGGTGAAGAACCGCAGGTGGACTCCGGTGGGGCGGCCCACGCCGTCCGGGTTCGCCGCCCAGCCGCGCAGCACCTCGACGTTGCGGGCCGCGGCCCGGTCGGCGGCGAGCAGCGCGTCCGTCGCCGGGTGCGGCGCCAGGTCGTCGGGGTCCACGTGCACCGCGACGCCGTCGAGCTTGCCGAGTTCCCGTAGCTCCTTCGTCGTGAACGCGGCGTGGGCCGGGGCACGCCGTCCCAGCAGGTGGATGTCGCGCACCGGGCAGCCGGCGAGAGCGCTCAGGACGTGCTGCGGCATGTCGGTGTGGTGAAGCGCTCCGCAACGCGCCAGCACCCGCCCGACGTCGAGCGCGACGTTGCCCACCCCGACCACGACGGCCGAGCGGACGGCCCGTAGCGCCTCCTCCACCGGCTCCCGATCGACGTCGGGATGACCGCAGTACCAGGCCACGACGTCGGTCGCCGCGAGGCTGCCGGGCAGGTCTTCACCGGGGATGCCGAGTCGCCGGTCGCGGGCGGCGCCGAACGTGTAGACCACGGCGTCGACGTGCCGGCGCAGCTCGTCGACCGTGAGGTCGGTGCCGAGCTCGACGTTGCCGAGGAAGCGGACGGCGGGATCGCGGAGCAGGCGCCAGAGCGTCTCCCGGATGCCGCGGATGCTCAGATGATCGGGCGCTACGCCGTACCGGACCAGCCCGAACGGCGTCGGCAGCCGATCGAGGACGTCGACCTCGACCGGCACGTCGCACTGGCGGGTCAGCGCCTCGGCCGCGTAGATGCCCGAGGGGCCTGATCCGACAACAGCTACCCGAACTGGTCGCTGGTCCACCTCTTCACACTACGTCCGGACCGTCAGCGGTATGCGGGGATTCGGGGAGCCCATCCGGACGCGCCCGGTGCACCGAGCCGGCCAGCGGGCAGCTCGGTCGGACGGTCGGCGTCCGCGTCGCCGGACGCCGCGAGACCGGCCTCGTGCAGGGACCGGATCAGCACCGAGACCCAGCTGCGGTAGGGCGCCCAGCGGTGGGCGACCTCGGTCAGCCGGGCAGGTTCACGGCCCGGTAACGCGTAGAGCTCGACCATCGCCCCGTGCAGCCGCCGCTCGGCCAGCGGGAAGACGTCCGGTGCACCGGCGCCCCGGATGAGCGTCAGCTCGGCCGAGAACGGGCCGACGCCGGGGAGCCGCCGCAGCGCGACCAACGCCTCCGCCGGGTCGAGCCCGCGCAGCCGCTCGCCGGTGAGGCGACCGTCGGCGGCGGCGTGCGCCAGCCCGTGCAGCCACCGGAGCTTGCCGTCGGGGATGCCGTCGAATCCCGGGAGCGCGAGCAGCGTCGCCGGGTCGGGGAACGCGGAGAGCTGGACGCCCGCGACCGTGCGTCGCGCGCCGTGGACCGCGGT
Coding sequences:
- a CDS encoding FAD-dependent oxidoreductase, producing MDQRPVRVAVVGSGPSGIYAAEALTRQCDVPVEVDVLDRLPTPFGLVRYGVAPDHLSIRGIRETLWRLLRDPAVRFLGNVELGTDLTVDELRRHVDAVVYTFGAARDRRLGIPGEDLPGSLAATDVVAWYCGHPDVDREPVEEALRAVRSAVVVGVGNVALDVGRVLARCGALHHTDMPQHVLSALAGCPVRDIHLLGRRAPAHAAFTTKELRELGKLDGVAVHVDPDDLAPHPATDALLAADRAAARNVEVLRGWAANPDGVGRPTGVHLRFFTRPVEILGTDRVEGVLTERTALTPDGTLVGTGEQAVIEAQLVVRSVGYRGVPLPGLPFDASAGVVPHDRGRVVRDDAPAPGEYVAGWIKRGPTGVIGTNKSDAHETVDTLLADAAAGTLPRTARPDREALTALLADRGVRVFSLDDWRTIDAAEIALGESLGRARTTVATRADLLDAVRAADPHSRQRIG
- a CDS encoding DNA-3-methyladenine glycosylase 2 family protein; the encoded protein is MTTESPSPIILTPRGPFSLAASIRFLEGFGPARYRAAGDGVLRLAFPVETPDARWPVVGVAIRQQPDGTVVAEPDAPLADDLRERAVAQLARILSLDVDGSGFPALAADPVVAGLQMRFPGLRPVCFTSPYEAACWAVLSHRVRRSQAAVVKARLTAVHGARRTVAGVQLSAFPDPATLLALPGFDGIPDGKLRWLHGLAHAAADGRLTGERLRGLDPAEALVALRRLPGVGPFSAELTLIRGAGAPDVFPLAERRLHGAMVELYALPGREPARLTEVAHRWAPYRSWVSVLIRSLHEAGLAASGDADADRPTELPAGRLGAPGASGWAPRIPAYR